One Brassica napus cultivar Da-Ae chromosome A1, Da-Ae, whole genome shotgun sequence genomic region harbors:
- the LOC106441989 gene encoding rhamnogalacturonate lyase: MSDQSSVHLDVKDNHVVMKNGIVEVTISKPDGFVTGISYHGVNNLLESHNEDYDRGYWDLVWSEYGTPGTTGNSERIKGTSFEVVVENEELVEISFTRKWDSSLQDHIAPINVDKRFIMRKDVTGFYSYGIFEHLAEWPAFNLPQTRIVYKLRKDKFRYMAVADNRQRKMPLPEDRLGKRGRPLAYPEAVLLVHPVEEEFKGEVDDKYEYSCENKDLKVHGWISHNLDLGCWQIIPSNEFRSGGLVKQNLTSHVGPISLAMFISAHYAGEDMVMKVKAGESWKKVFGPVFTYLNCLPDQTSDPLSLWQDAKSQMLIEVQSWPYGFPASEDYALSDKRGCINGRLLVRDKSLSDELLPANGAFIGLAPPGEVGSWQTESKGYQFWTEADADGYFTINNIREGEYNLNAYVTGWIGDYQYEELITITAGCDIDISSIVYEPPRDGPTVWEIGIPDRSAAEFFVPDPNPKYINKLYIGHPDRFRQYGLWERYTELYPKEDLVFTIGVSDYKKDWFFAHVTRKTGDDTYEKTTWQIKFKLEKVQENSTYKLRIALATANVAELQVRMNEDESEKSLIFTTGVIGHDNTIARHGIHGLYRLYNVDVPSEKFVEGDNTLFLTQAMTTVGAFNGLMYDYIRLEEPCLDSNIR, from the exons ATGTCGGACCAAAGTTCTGTTCACTTGGATGTCAAAGACAACCAT GTGGTTATGAAAAATGGTATAGTCGAAGTGACCATATCAAAACCAGATGGTTTTGTCACTGGAATCTCTTACCATGGTGTCAACAATCTACTAGAAAGTCATAATGAAGACTATGATCGAGG TTACTGGGACCTTGTTTGGAGCGAGTATGGAACGCCTGGAACCACAGGAAACTCCGAGCG GATCAAAGGCACAAGTTTTGAAGTAGTAGTGGAAAATGAGGAACTGGTAGAGATATCCTTCACAAGAAAATGGGATTCTTCTCTCCAAGATCATATTGCTCCCATTAATGTCGACAAGAG GTTCATAATGCGTAAAGATGTTACTGGATTCTACTCATACGGAATATTCGAGCATCTAGCTGAATGGCCAGCTTTTAACTTGCCTCAGACAAGGATTGTTTACAAGCTTCGTAAAGACAA GTTTCGATACATGGCAGTTGCTGATAACAGGCAGAGAAAAATGCCGCTTCCAGAAGATAGATTGGGTAAAAGAGGAAGACCATTGGCTTATCCTGAAGCTGTTCTTCTTGTTCATCCTGTTGAAGAAGAGTTCAAAGGAGAGGTTGATGACAAGTATGAGTATTCATGTGAGAACAAAGATCTTAAAGTGCATGGGTGGATCTCGCATAACCTTGATTTGGGTTGCTGGCAAATCATTCCTAGCAATGAGTTTAGATCAGGTGGCTTGGTGAAACAGAACCTTACTTCTCATGTTGGTCCAATCAGTCTCGCT ATGTTTATAAGTGCTCATTATGCGGGTGAGGACATGGTGATGAAGGTAAAAGCAGGGGAGTCATGGAAGAAAGTGTTTGGTCCTGTTTTTACTTACCTTAATTGTTTGCCTGACCAAACCTCTGATCCTCTTTCACTATGGCAAGACGCTAAAAGCCAG ATGTTAATTGAAGTCCAAAGCTGGCCTTACGGTTTCCCCGCTTCAGAAGACTATGCATTGTCTGATAAGCGTGGTTGCATCAATGGTAGATTACTAGTACGAGACAA GTCCCTTAGTGATGAACTTTTACCAGCGAATGGTGCTTTCATAGGTTTGGCTCCACCAGGAGAGGTTGGATCTTGGCAAACAGAATCTAAA GGATATCAGTTCTGGACAGAAGCAGATGCAGATGGTTATTTCACCATAAATAATATCCGAGAAGGTGAATATAATCTCAATGCTTATGTGACAGGATGGATTGGAGACTATCAATACGAAGAACTGATTACCATCACTGCAg GCTGCGACATTGACATTAGCAGTATCGTGTATGAACCGCCACGAGATGGGCCAACGGTGTGGGAAATAGGAATCCCTGACCGGTCGGCAGCTGAGTTCTTTGTTCCAGACCCAAATCCCAAATACATCAATAAGCTATATATTGGTCATCCTGACAG GTTTAGGCAATATGGGCTATGGGAAAGATACACAGAACTATATCCTAAGGAAGATTTGGTGTTCACCATTGGCGTTAGTGATTACAAAAAAGATTGGTTCTTTGCACACGTTACCAG GAAAACAGGTGATGATACTTATGAAAAGACGACGTGGCAAATAAAATTCAAGCTCGAGAAGGTGCAGGAAAACAGCACATACAAACTTAGGATCGCACTAGCAACCGCAAATGTAGCGGAATTACAGGTGAGGATGAACGAGGATGAGAGTGAAAAGAGTTTGATTTTCACAACTGGTGTAATAGGACACGACAACACGATCGCAAGACATGGGATACATGGACTCTATAGACTTTATAATGTGGATGTACCGAGTGAGAAGTTTGTCGAAGGAGACAACACTTTGTTCTTGACACAAGCGATGACTACCGTTGGAGCTTTTAATGGTCTTATGTATGACTATATCCGCCTTGAAGAGCCTTGTTTAGATTCGAACATTCGCTAA